A DNA window from Legionella sp. MW5194 contains the following coding sequences:
- the pbpC gene encoding penicillin-binding protein 1C, producing MRLRYSRVMKFLSPSRIIFVLLFVSGLAAYFFIPKPPLLEGVDYSRAYFDEQGQLLRLSLSHDDQYRLYTPLSAIASPLIEAALLQEDQYFYQHPGINPFALGKAIWQTYVMRSRRLGASTITMQLARIRFRLNSKTVSGKLMQMARALQLERHYSKNEILEAYLNLAPYGNNIEGVGAASLIYFNKPAKQLTLPEALTLSVIPQNPARRTPDNRQLQNIRNKLFQRWLTLHPQDHTFKAAMSLPLSMRSIRQMPFSAPHFVNSLTKSHPLPTTVTTTLDSRLQRIAERLLHHYLTRTKRFGVDNAALLLVDTRSMGIKAMVGSADFFNQHIGGQINGTDIKRSPGSTLKPFIYALALDQGLIHPATVLKDVPHRFGAYNPENFDYDFMGPIKAKDALVLSRNIPAIALANQLSHPDLHQLLVEAQVTQLKPASYYGLALSLGGAELTMKELTALYAMLANEGVWHELRAQTNDGRDGGKRLLSPEASFLVLDMLTQTPAPGVSHPFNQNKLKMAWKTGTSSGFRDAWTVGVFGPYVLTVWVGNFNNKGNPALVGKDIAAPLFFEVAEAIQQEYGPLPNLRQSPQAMNLRQIEVCKASGMLPTRYCKETEQTWFIPGKSPIKSDTIYREVAIDSRTGLRTCHFNEYTHFEVYEFWPSDLLRIFKKAGIQRRSPPVYEPGCERISSSGLAPQITSPQHELRYMIQAHSAQTARIPLSAVTDADVATLYWFINDTYLTRTSRDETYWWQAKPGHFIVRVVDDHGLSHAQDITISVTD from the coding sequence ATGCGGTTGCGGTATAGTAGGGTCATGAAATTCCTCAGTCCCTCTAGAATAATATTTGTTTTGCTGTTTGTCAGTGGATTGGCTGCTTATTTTTTTATTCCCAAACCGCCGCTGCTTGAGGGAGTCGATTATTCGCGGGCTTATTTCGATGAACAGGGTCAACTCCTGCGGCTGAGTTTAAGTCATGATGACCAATACCGTCTCTACACCCCCCTTTCGGCCATTGCCTCTCCCTTGATTGAAGCAGCGCTGCTGCAAGAAGATCAATACTTTTATCAGCACCCGGGCATCAACCCCTTTGCCCTTGGCAAAGCGATCTGGCAGACGTATGTGATGAGATCACGGCGGCTGGGGGCATCAACCATTACGATGCAACTTGCTCGCATCCGCTTCCGTTTAAACTCCAAAACGGTTTCCGGCAAGCTGATGCAGATGGCCCGCGCCTTACAGCTTGAACGACATTACAGCAAAAACGAAATCCTTGAGGCCTATTTAAATCTTGCACCCTACGGCAATAACATCGAGGGGGTGGGGGCCGCGAGCCTGATTTACTTTAACAAACCGGCAAAGCAGCTAACACTGCCGGAAGCATTGACACTCAGTGTGATACCACAAAATCCTGCACGCCGTACCCCTGATAATCGTCAGTTACAAAACATCCGTAACAAGTTGTTCCAACGTTGGCTTACCCTGCACCCGCAAGACCACACATTCAAGGCAGCCATGAGCCTGCCTCTCTCAATGCGCAGTATTCGCCAAATGCCTTTTTCAGCGCCTCATTTTGTCAACTCCCTGACAAAAAGCCACCCGCTGCCCACCACCGTCACGACCACGCTGGATAGTCGTCTGCAGCGCATTGCCGAGCGTCTCTTGCATCACTATTTAACCCGAACCAAACGGTTTGGGGTGGACAATGCCGCCCTGCTGCTGGTGGACACCCGCAGTATGGGCATTAAAGCCATGGTTGGATCGGCTGATTTTTTCAATCAGCACATCGGCGGACAAATCAACGGCACGGACATTAAACGCTCGCCGGGCTCTACCCTGAAACCCTTTATTTATGCTCTCGCTCTGGATCAGGGCTTAATCCATCCAGCCACCGTGCTGAAAGATGTTCCTCACCGGTTTGGCGCCTATAACCCTGAAAATTTTGATTATGACTTCATGGGCCCGATCAAAGCCAAAGACGCCCTGGTCTTAAGCCGCAATATCCCTGCGATTGCATTGGCCAACCAGCTCAGTCATCCTGATTTGCATCAATTACTGGTTGAAGCTCAGGTCACTCAACTCAAGCCCGCCTCCTACTATGGACTGGCGCTCAGTTTGGGCGGTGCGGAATTGACGATGAAAGAACTGACCGCCCTCTATGCCATGCTGGCCAATGAGGGGGTATGGCATGAATTGCGCGCACAGACCAACGACGGACGGGATGGCGGCAAACGCCTGTTAAGCCCGGAAGCCAGTTTTCTGGTTTTGGATATGCTGACGCAGACACCAGCCCCTGGCGTGTCCCATCCTTTTAATCAGAATAAGCTTAAAATGGCCTGGAAAACCGGCACTTCCTCGGGTTTTCGCGATGCCTGGACCGTCGGCGTTTTTGGCCCTTATGTTCTTACCGTGTGGGTTGGCAATTTTAACAACAAAGGCAACCCGGCCCTGGTAGGCAAAGACATCGCAGCCCCTTTGTTTTTTGAAGTAGCAGAAGCGATTCAACAGGAATACGGTCCTCTCCCTAATCTGCGCCAATCCCCCCAAGCCATGAATTTACGGCAGATTGAAGTCTGTAAGGCCTCAGGCATGTTGCCGACCCGCTATTGCAAAGAGACGGAACAGACCTGGTTTATCCCGGGCAAATCACCCATAAAAAGCGATACCATTTACCGGGAAGTAGCGATCGATAGCCGCACCGGATTAAGGACTTGCCATTTTAATGAATACACGCATTTCGAAGTATACGAATTCTGGCCGTCTGATCTGCTCAGAATTTTTAAAAAAGCCGGAATTCAACGACGCTCTCCCCCGGTATACGAACCGGGCTGCGAACGCATCAGCAGTTCAGGCTTGGCGCCGCAGATCACGTCGCCCCAGCACGAACTGCGCTACATGATTCAGGCCCACTCCGCACAAACAGCCAGGATTCCTTTAAGTGCGGTGACCGATGCCGATGTGGCCACCCTCTATTGGTTTATTAATGACACGTACCTCACCCGGACATCCCGTGATGAAACCTATTGGTGGCAAGCAAAGCCCGGGCATTTTATTGTACGCGTGGTGGACGACCACGGGCTGTCTCATGCGCAGGATATAACCATCTCTGTTACAGATTGA